Proteins encoded by one window of Anaerosalibacter sp. Marseille-P3206:
- a CDS encoding glycosyltransferase family 4 protein, which yields MRILHVLAQLPSKTGSGVYYSNLIEGFKKYNHEQKAIFGYQDEYKWDILNNKDQYPVAFKSEELPFPIVGMSNVMPYENTLYSSMTEEMVEMYREVFRKKLEQAKEDFVPDIIFAHHLWILTSLVREVFPDTKIIGICHNTDLRQAKMNPHLKDKYVDRIHELDYVFSASEHQKDEIVNEYGIDRNKIIAVGGGFNQKIFYPPKVKKYDDKVRLVFCAKIDPSKGIYELIEVYKSLGIENVTLDIIGIPNEDNKKKIEEYIVDDSSIRLYNVENQVALGEELRNKDIYLMPSYYEGLGLMAIESLACGLYVVTTEIEALMTLLGEEIKDSGVIKYVPLPRIYDTDKPVKEDLPEFKENLKKAILTQIEKVREKKEFPSEIKDKISSFSWEGLVDNINKLVS from the coding sequence ATGAGAATATTACATGTTTTGGCACAATTGCCTTCAAAGACAGGATCAGGAGTATACTATTCAAATCTTATAGAAGGTTTTAAAAAATATAATCATGAGCAAAAAGCTATTTTTGGATATCAAGATGAATATAAATGGGATATATTAAATAATAAGGATCAATATCCTGTAGCTTTTAAAAGCGAAGAATTGCCCTTTCCTATAGTTGGAATGAGTAATGTCATGCCTTATGAAAACACTTTATATTCATCTATGACTGAAGAAATGGTAGAAATGTATAGAGAAGTTTTCAGAAAAAAACTAGAACAAGCAAAGGAAGATTTCGTTCCTGATATTATATTTGCACATCATCTATGGATATTGACTTCTTTAGTTCGGGAAGTGTTTCCAGATACAAAGATCATTGGGATATGTCATAATACAGATCTAAGACAAGCTAAAATGAATCCACATCTTAAAGATAAATATGTAGATAGGATACATGAGCTAGATTATGTATTTTCAGCTTCTGAACATCAAAAAGATGAAATAGTAAATGAATATGGTATAGATAGAAACAAGATAATAGCAGTAGGTGGAGGTTTCAATCAAAAAATATTTTATCCTCCAAAAGTGAAGAAATATGATGATAAAGTTAGACTTGTATTTTGTGCAAAAATAGACCCATCTAAAGGAATTTATGAACTTATAGAAGTGTACAAGTCTCTAGGGATAGAGAATGTAACTTTGGATATTATAGGGATCCCTAATGAGGATAATAAAAAGAAAATAGAAGAATACATTGTAGATGATAGCAGCATAAGACTATACAATGTAGAAAACCAAGTAGCCTTAGGTGAGGAATTAAGAAACAAGGATATTTATCTTATGCCTTCTTACTATGAAGGGTTAGGACTTATGGCTATAGAGAGTCTAGCTTGTGGACTATATGTAGTAACAACAGAAATAGAAGCTTTAATGACACTTCTAGGAGAAGAAATAAAAGATTCTGGTGTAATTAAATATGTTCCCCTTCCTAGAATATACGATACAGATAAACCAGTTAAAGAAGATTTACCAGAGTTTAAAGAAAATCTAAAAAAGGCCATATTAACTCAAATTGAAAAGGTAAGAGAGAAGAAAGAATTTCCTAGTGAAATTAAGGATAAAATAAGCTCTTTTTCTTGGGAAGGATTAGTTGATAATATAAATAAGTTAGTAAGTTAG
- a CDS encoding DNA cytosine methyltransferase, with amino-acid sequence MLKLGTVFSGIGAIEHALIRMGIPHKIVFACDNGDVDILSKNIDNNIEEVESELIELNNMIDIIRNDKGNDKNYIQELSNNLSIISKSYDEFLGLLTPNKEFINFIKILLTYFVENNYFNPNVIKVYNKWINILRNDNTSDKVKYFESMKAIIKVESDYKRIYGKKFKDSDIYKAIIKNKFNYDEFVLISNFKRKENKLKNIAEKLSMLHEKINTFYILKELDKIKDYKKKKEYVDNLYKGKESQNKVKKSYMANYDLNPDDYHWNVSFLDGNQYRDKIDLFVGGSPCQSFSLVGKQRGLEDTRGTLFYEYARLIYEIQPKVFIYENVKAVLSNDDGNTWRTMKKVFDDLNYDWSYDVLNSKDYGIPQNRERLFVVGFRKDIKKNRKKFIFPSPKPLEKTMKDFLLDNVSGKYYLSKKGVKFVTNKKNIDKRYTQIDGDIQLCQKKNQQFNWHGDFVFEEENKDKEKTIKDLEKYFLSEKVKKYVLSSGTKGFYSKPEIDLDIARPLLTSMHKMHRAGVDNYVTTEGRIRKLTPRECLRLMGFCDSFKIVVADTPAYQQAGNSIVVDVLIAIMDSIIESYPNIIK; translated from the coding sequence ATGCTAAAGTTAGGAACAGTTTTTAGTGGAATTGGAGCAATTGAACATGCATTAATTAGAATGGGAATCCCTCATAAAATAGTATTTGCATGTGATAATGGAGATGTAGATATTTTATCAAAAAATATTGATAACAATATAGAAGAGGTTGAATCAGAATTAATAGAATTAAATAATATGATAGATATTATAAGAAATGATAAAGGCAATGATAAAAATTATATACAAGAATTATCAAATAACTTATCTATTATAAGTAAAAGTTATGATGAGTTTTTAGGGTTATTAACACCAAATAAAGAATTTATAAATTTTATAAAAATATTACTTACTTATTTTGTTGAAAACAATTATTTTAATCCAAATGTAATAAAAGTATACAATAAATGGATTAATATTCTTAGAAATGATAATACATCTGATAAAGTGAAATATTTTGAGTCAATGAAAGCAATAATAAAAGTCGAATCAGATTATAAAAGGATATACGGTAAGAAATTTAAAGATAGCGATATTTATAAAGCAATAATAAAAAATAAATTTAATTATGATGAATTTGTATTAATTAGTAATTTCAAAAGAAAAGAAAATAAATTAAAAAATATTGCTGAAAAATTATCTATGTTACATGAAAAAATAAATACGTTTTATATTTTAAAAGAATTAGATAAAATTAAAGATTATAAGAAAAAAAAAGAATATGTTGATAATCTTTATAAGGGCAAAGAATCTCAAAATAAAGTAAAAAAATCATATATGGCTAATTATGACTTAAATCCTGATGATTATCATTGGAATGTTTCTTTTTTAGACGGTAATCAGTATAGAGATAAAATTGATTTATTTGTTGGCGGAAGCCCATGTCAATCATTTAGTTTGGTTGGAAAACAAAGAGGTCTTGAAGATACTAGAGGAACTTTATTTTATGAGTATGCAAGATTAATATATGAAATTCAACCAAAAGTATTTATTTATGAAAATGTTAAAGCTGTATTAAGTAATGATGATGGAAATACATGGAGAACGATGAAAAAGGTGTTTGATGATCTAAACTATGATTGGAGCTATGATGTTTTAAATTCAAAAGATTATGGAATACCACAAAATAGAGAAAGATTATTCGTAGTTGGGTTTAGAAAAGATATTAAAAAAAACAGAAAAAAATTCATATTTCCTTCTCCAAAGCCATTGGAAAAAACGATGAAAGATTTTTTACTAGACAATGTTTCTGGGAAATATTATTTATCCAAGAAAGGTGTTAAATTTGTAACAAATAAGAAAAATATAGATAAAAGATATACTCAAATAGATGGAGATATTCAATTATGTCAGAAAAAAAACCAGCAATTTAATTGGCATGGTGATTTTGTGTTTGAAGAAGAAAATAAAGATAAAGAAAAAACAATAAAAGATTTAGAAAAATATTTTTTATCGGAAAAAGTCAAAAAATACGTATTGTCATCAGGTACAAAAGGTTTTTACTCAAAACCTGAAATAGATTTAGATATAGCAAGACCATTATTAACATCAATGCATAAAATGCATCGAGCGGGTGTAGATAATTATGTTACAACTGAAGGCAGAATTCGAAAATTAACTCCAAGAGAATGTTTGAGATTAATGGGGTTTTGTGACAGTTTTAAAATTGTTGTTGCTGATACACCTGCATATCAACAAGCGGGTAATTCAATAGTTGTTGATGTTTTAATTGCAATAATGGATAGCATAATAGAAAGTTATCCAAATATAATTAAGTAG
- a CDS encoding IS3 family transposase, which yields MRLGKQRNENKYLAIKYFYETKIWSINWMCKVLNISRASYYKWLHREVPQQELENIELARLIKEYDERFNHILGYRRMTSWINHFNQTNYSKKRVHRIMQKLGIHSVIRKKKNKYISVKPETIAENILQRDFYATEPNQKWVTDITEFKVPREKKKIYLSAILDLYDRYPVAYVLSSRNDNKLVFKTFDKAIKDNPLAKPIFHSDRGFQYTSKVFQRKLKEQEMKQSMSRVGHCIDNGPVEGFWGIIKSEMYQMYEITDEESLRYAINDYMRFYSEERLQDRFNCKTPLEVRTEALSIKTPIEYPISANKRIEKYKEKWTA from the coding sequence GTGAGGCTTGGCAAACAACGTAACGAAAATAAGTATCTAGCAATAAAATACTTTTATGAAACAAAAATATGGAGTATTAATTGGATGTGTAAAGTACTTAACATATCAAGAGCATCATACTACAAATGGCTCCACAGAGAAGTACCTCAACAAGAATTAGAAAATATTGAATTAGCAAGATTAATAAAAGAATATGATGAAAGATTTAATCATATTTTAGGATATCGTAGAATGACATCTTGGATTAACCATTTCAATCAAACTAATTACAGTAAAAAAAGAGTCCATAGGATTATGCAAAAATTAGGTATTCACTCAGTAATCCGAAAAAAGAAGAATAAATACATTTCAGTTAAGCCGGAAACAATAGCAGAGAACATATTACAAAGAGACTTTTATGCAACAGAACCAAATCAAAAATGGGTAACAGACATTACAGAATTTAAAGTACCAAGAGAAAAGAAAAAGATTTACTTAAGCGCCATACTTGATTTGTATGATAGGTATCCAGTAGCCTATGTATTAAGTAGTAGAAACGATAACAAATTAGTATTTAAGACCTTTGATAAAGCAATAAAAGATAATCCATTAGCAAAACCAATCTTCCATAGCGATAGAGGATTTCAATACACAAGTAAAGTATTTCAAAGAAAACTGAAAGAACAAGAAATGAAACAGTCAATGTCAAGAGTAGGACACTGTATTGATAATGGACCGGTAGAAGGATTCTGGGGAATAATTAAATCAGAAATGTATCAAATGTATGAAATTACAGATGAAGAGTCCCTAAGATATGCAATTAATGATTACATGCGTTTTTACTCAGAGGAAAGATTACAAGACAGATTTAACTGTAAAACGCCATTAGAAGTTAGGACAGAAGCTTTATCAATTAAAACTCCTATAGAATACCCTATATCTGCGAATAAGAGAATAGAGAAGTACAAAGAAAAATGGACAGCATAA
- the cas6 gene encoding CRISPR-associated endoribonuclease Cas6: protein MRLAIPFYSTLIPISQGFLISSLFKEALKKVNINYCTSLYYYNKKNSNKRTKHFCTSTYLEDYEILDNEIKLNGKMILNISSPDMHFMTNIYNGLLKTNEFQYKDYKLTRGKITYQKEKIILTPTVDFKTLSPIIIKTKENKFIGPEDKSYEVELNYITNLILKNYRGYGLKEELSFKAIDMKKTVLKEEIEEFTANTGKKIFYITGYRGAFKLAGDIEDLNDIYRLGIGYRRGQNAGMIEVL, encoded by the coding sequence ATGCGTTTAGCGATTCCTTTTTATTCTACACTTATTCCTATTAGCCAAGGTTTTCTAATTAGCAGTTTATTTAAGGAAGCACTAAAAAAAGTTAATATTAATTACTGTACTTCACTGTATTATTATAACAAAAAAAACAGTAATAAAAGGACAAAGCATTTTTGTACCTCAACATATTTGGAGGACTATGAAATCTTAGATAATGAGATAAAACTAAATGGAAAAATGATTTTAAATATTAGTTCTCCAGATATGCATTTCATGACAAATATATATAATGGACTTTTAAAAACTAACGAATTCCAATACAAAGATTATAAACTTACCCGAGGAAAAATAACTTATCAAAAAGAAAAAATCATACTAACTCCAACTGTCGATTTCAAGACTCTTTCTCCAATAATAATCAAAACAAAGGAAAATAAATTCATAGGGCCAGAAGATAAAAGTTATGAAGTAGAATTAAATTATATAACAAACCTAATCTTAAAGAATTATAGGGGATATGGTCTAAAGGAAGAATTGTCTTTTAAAGCTATTGATATGAAGAAAACTGTTTTAAAAGAAGAAATAGAAGAATTTACAGCAAATACAGGGAAGAAAATTTTTTATATCACTGGTTATAGAGGAGCTTTCAAACTTGCAGGGGATATTGAAGACTTAAATGACATATATAGATTGGGGATAGGATATCGTAGAGGTCAAAATGCAGGAATGATAGAAGTTCTTTGA
- a CDS encoding type II toxin-antitoxin system RelE family toxin: MSNIIYLKSAFKALKKYDYDTRKRILDSIEKIPQGDIKKLKGEKYPPLYRLRVGKYRIIYHIENDNIIIAEIDTRGDIYK, from the coding sequence ATGAGTAATATTATTTATCTTAAATCTGCATTCAAAGCACTTAAAAAATATGATTATGATACAAGGAAAAGGATTTTAGATTCAATTGAGAAAATACCTCAAGGAGATATTAAAAAGTTAAAAGGTGAAAAATACCCTCCATTATATAGATTGAGGGTAGGGAAGTATAGGATTATATATCACATAGAAAACGACAATATAATAATTGCTGAAATAGATACTAGAGGAGATATATATAAATAG
- a CDS encoding helix-turn-helix domain-containing protein: protein MNQLEIGKKIRYLRKEKSITQDELAKYLGVTTQAVSKWENEISSPDISLLPAISIFFGITIDELFSITDEAKVERLDNLLDYEREISQDEFLDAELFLKGQIKNTNKTVDERSHAYTTLSWLYLHKVQEFQRKASQASKKGLNLTPFSSDLHKALNNAHKVPIGDWNMMNHAKRIDYYYEFVKLYPDADKGYLWLLDSLICDGRLVEAENVLNQYKSLQNRNKRRDWREYHYQALIEQKKGNLDKANQIWSEMTSKYENVSGPWFELGAASAYSGEWQKAIECFEKDFDLFNKAFELYKFYAL from the coding sequence ATGAATCAATTAGAAATTGGGAAGAAAATTAGATATTTAAGAAAAGAAAAAAGTATAACTCAAGATGAGTTAGCTAAATATCTTGGAGTAACAACACAAGCGGTTTCTAAATGGGAAAATGAAATTTCTAGCCCTGATATTTCTTTATTACCTGCTATATCAATTTTCTTTGGTATTACTATTGATGAATTGTTTTCTATAACTGATGAGGCAAAAGTTGAACGATTGGATAATTTACTTGATTATGAAAGAGAAATTTCTCAGGATGAATTTCTTGATGCTGAACTTTTTTTGAAGGGACAAATTAAAAATACAAATAAAACTGTTGATGAAAGATCCCATGCATATACAACACTCTCTTGGCTCTATTTGCACAAGGTTCAAGAATTTCAAAGGAAGGCTAGCCAGGCATCGAAAAAAGGTCTTAACTTAACACCTTTTTCTTCAGATTTGCACAAAGCTTTAAATAATGCACATAAAGTTCCAATAGGAGATTGGAATATGATGAATCATGCTAAAAGAATTGACTATTATTATGAATTTGTTAAATTGTATCCTGATGCTGATAAGGGATATCTATGGTTATTAGATTCACTGATTTGTGATGGTCGCCTTGTAGAAGCAGAGAATGTTCTAAATCAATATAAATCATTGCAAAATAGGAACAAAAGAAGAGATTGGAGAGAATATCATTATCAAGCTTTAATTGAACAGAAAAAAGGAAATTTAGATAAAGCAAATCAAATCTGGAGTGAAATGACCAGTAAATATGAAAATGTTTCAGGTCCTTGGTTTGAACTAGGTGCTGCCAGTGCATATAGCGGAGAATGGCAAAAGGCAATAGAATGCTTTGAAAAAGATTTTGATTTGTTTAATAAGGCATTTGAATTATATAAATTTTATGCATTATAA
- a CDS encoding ATP-dependent helicase, protein MDIISTLKDKNGLVFNEEQIKIINHFNGPAVVNSTAGSGKTTIICAKIGALINEYDIKPEKILVLTYSNASVEDISNRFKDLMISKIHINDIEKVKFTTIHSFALSVISYYSYKTNIKFNILGNEQKSVIIKIYREINNREPSEIELEKIINLLTFINNNKLDSHVNISGITLVDSFSSIYKRYEEIKKEENLVDYDDMIYVAYKLLKENFALNKYFSEKYQYILVDEAQDISGVQYEFIKQIVNFFGNIMFVGDSDQTIYSFRGSRPEILEKFGDDFSYSNKFYLDVNYRSSKDIVEKSKKFIEKSNKRFTKEIKANSNKNGNIYINQFNNEDEQYKFVIKEIMDKHMSELDETAILFRDSLSIIKPTCYLINKGVKFYSNIGEFRFFRHFTKNDIIAIILLADDKTLLRAFYQVYNKMGLLLKRQDIIKIRDEQLNGEDIFTTFRRLRGFTNEQRNLMNRFEEHLDEIVKMKPFNAIDYILENMEYKNYLSRLSKNVDYQNSIYYRYIDIMRFLTKNEPSIKTYWTWVGRLQLKIRESVINKNREAITLSTLHSSKGLEFKNVFIIDINDGILPTYMSEINNKSFFNNHDLDEERRLMYVGMTRAKENLYLLSSGKKSPFISEIEEIIE, encoded by the coding sequence ATGGATATTATTTCTACATTAAAAGATAAAAATGGATTAGTATTCAACGAAGAACAAATAAAAATAATAAACCATTTTAATGGTCCAGCAGTAGTAAATAGTACAGCTGGAAGTGGGAAAACAACAATAATTTGTGCTAAAATAGGAGCACTAATTAATGAATATGATATTAAACCAGAAAAAATATTAGTTTTAACGTATTCTAATGCTTCTGTTGAGGATATTTCTAATAGATTTAAAGATTTAATGATAAGTAAAATCCATATAAATGATATAGAAAAAGTTAAATTTACTACTATTCATAGTTTTGCTTTATCAGTAATTAGTTATTATTCATATAAAACAAATATTAAATTTAATATTCTTGGTAATGAGCAAAAGAGTGTGATAATTAAAATTTATAGAGAAATAAATAATAGGGAGCCCAGTGAAATTGAATTAGAAAAAATAATTAATCTATTAACTTTTATAAATAATAACAAATTAGATAGTCATGTAAATATTAGTGGAATTACATTAGTTGATTCTTTTAGCTCAATTTACAAAAGATATGAGGAAATTAAAAAAGAAGAAAATCTAGTTGATTATGATGACATGATTTATGTAGCGTATAAACTATTGAAAGAAAATTTTGCATTAAATAAGTATTTTAGTGAAAAGTATCAATATATATTAGTAGATGAAGCTCAAGATATTTCAGGCGTTCAATATGAATTTATAAAGCAAATAGTAAATTTTTTTGGCAATATTATGTTTGTTGGAGATTCTGACCAAACAATATATAGCTTTAGGGGTAGTAGGCCTGAAATATTAGAGAAATTTGGTGATGACTTTTCTTATTCTAATAAATTTTATTTAGATGTAAATTACCGTTCTTCTAAAGATATTGTAGAAAAAAGTAAAAAGTTTATTGAAAAATCTAATAAAAGATTTACAAAAGAAATAAAAGCAAATAGTAATAAAAATGGGAATATATATATTAATCAATTTAATAATGAAGATGAACAATACAAATTTGTAATAAAAGAAATTATGGATAAACATATGAGTGAATTAGATGAAACAGCTATTTTATTTAGGGATAGTTTGTCAATTATTAAACCTACTTGTTATTTAATTAATAAAGGTGTGAAATTTTATTCGAATATTGGTGAGTTCCGCTTTTTTAGACATTTCACTAAAAATGACATTATTGCTATTATATTATTAGCTGATGATAAAACTCTATTGAGGGCATTTTATCAAGTTTACAATAAAATGGGATTGCTGTTAAAAAGACAAGATATAATAAAAATACGTGATGAACAATTAAATGGTGAAGATATTTTTACAACATTTAGAAGATTAAGAGGTTTTACTAATGAACAAAGAAATTTAATGAATAGATTTGAAGAGCATTTAGATGAGATAGTTAAAATGAAACCTTTTAATGCAATAGATTATATATTAGAAAACATGGAGTATAAAAATTATTTATCTAGATTATCTAAAAATGTTGATTATCAAAATTCTATTTATTATAGATATATTGATATAATGAGGTTTTTGACTAAGAATGAACCATCAATTAAAACATATTGGACATGGGTTGGAAGATTACAGCTTAAAATAAGGGAATCTGTAATTAATAAAAATAGGGAAGCGATAACATTATCTACATTACATAGTTCTAAAGGTTTAGAATTTAAAAATGTATTTATTATTGATATAAACGATGGAATATTGCCAACATATATGAGTGAAATAAATAATAAATCATTTTTTAATAACCATGATCTTGATGAAGAAAGGCGACTTATGTATGTTGGTATGACTAGGGCAAAAGAAAATTTGTATTTATTATCTTCTGGAAAGAAGTCTCCATTTATTAGTGAAATAGAAGAAATTATTGAATAA
- a CDS encoding type II toxin-antitoxin system prevent-host-death family antitoxin — MLIKPSTALRNEYNEISKICKEKQQPVFVTKNGEGDLVVMSIEYYTKREELLDLREKLLEAEAQKLNGTKTYSIDEVSSRLR; from the coding sequence ATGCTTATAAAACCATCCACAGCACTTAGAAATGAATATAATGAAATATCAAAAATTTGCAAAGAGAAGCAACAGCCTGTTTTTGTAACTAAAAATGGTGAAGGTGATTTAGTAGTAATGAGCATAGAATATTATACAAAAAGAGAAGAGTTATTAGACCTTCGTGAAAAACTATTAGAAGCAGAAGCACAAAAATTAAATGGTACAAAAACTTATTCAATTGATGAAGTAAGCTCTAGATTAAGATGA
- a CDS encoding HNH endonuclease yields the protein MNNIIINERRFDIIDTVECITIADSFVKINKIGTGHGEAKLYVGNYNDRLVEFWGDFSDRCFFLKSDFEKFLTDSKDEYLFPQQEYSNKDVMPKVYEKLREKISNLENDFLEFNIYRSDVALPRVYINSDSDYYTLMREVGIPNISYVSILKLKNNNKIYYYFKLFIDYKSDIVKFYRPRERDQENLIVKNDKISKRSKERLISSRVGQGEYRTKLLNECLFCPFTLVNDERLLIASHIKPWADSNDREKVDPKNGFILTPTYDTLFDRGFITFENNKKLMVSPWISPMNQNRLQIYTGKTISKLPLDEKRIVYLEYHRKNVFKG from the coding sequence TTGAATAATATCATTATTAATGAAAGAAGATTCGATATAATAGATACTGTTGAATGTATAACTATAGCGGATTCTTTTGTAAAAATCAACAAAATTGGAACTGGTCATGGCGAGGCTAAGTTATATGTTGGAAATTATAATGATAGATTAGTTGAGTTTTGGGGTGATTTTAGTGATCGATGTTTTTTTCTAAAAAGTGATTTTGAAAAGTTTTTGACTGATTCGAAAGATGAATATTTATTTCCACAGCAAGAATATTCTAATAAAGATGTCATGCCTAAAGTATATGAAAAGCTTAGAGAAAAAATAAGTAACTTAGAAAATGATTTCCTTGAATTTAATATATATAGGTCCGACGTAGCTCTTCCAAGAGTATATATCAATTCTGATTCTGATTATTATACTTTAATGAGAGAAGTCGGGATACCTAATATTTCTTATGTATCTATACTTAAATTAAAAAATAATAATAAAATATATTATTATTTTAAATTGTTCATAGATTATAAATCTGATATAGTAAAGTTTTATCGACCAAGAGAGAGAGATCAAGAAAATTTGATTGTAAAAAATGATAAAATATCAAAACGAAGTAAGGAAAGATTAATATCATCACGAGTAGGACAAGGTGAATATAGAACTAAATTATTAAATGAATGTTTATTTTGCCCTTTTACGTTAGTTAATGATGAAAGGTTATTAATTGCTTCACATATAAAACCATGGGCTGATTCAAATGATAGAGAAAAAGTAGATCCCAAAAATGGTTTTATATTAACGCCAACCTATGATACATTATTCGATAGAGGTTTTATTACTTTTGAAAATAATAAAAAATTAATGGTATCTCCATGGATATCACCAATGAATCAAAATAGATTGCAAATATATACAGGAAAAACAATATCAAAGTTACCATTAGACGAGAAAAGAATAGTTTATTTAGAATATCATAGAAAAAATGTATTTAAAGGTTAA
- the uvsE gene encoding UV DNA damage repair endonuclease UvsE, translated as MNIGYACLTVGVPDTDQKSCMLKNANKEKLLELISYNLNSLENIIDYNIKNKIKLFRISSDIIPFGSNPVNNLEWWDIFDSQFSRIGHKIKTSGMRVSMHPGQYTVLNSPKKEVVENAIEDLRYHTKILDTLGIGEDNKIVLHIGGVYNDKSQAIRRFISNYRELDDSVKRRLIIENDDKSYNISDVLEIGSIINVPVVFDNLHNQVNPFDKSKSDYYWIDKCKETWREKDGIQKIHYSQQNPLKKAGSHSSTIQINKFMSFYEGLERDDIDIMLEVKDKNLSAVKCINCTSSDKSIKDLEIEWSRYKYMVLENSPSDYVEIRKLLNDKDAYPATEFYNLIQNALSKEITIGNSINAALHIWGYFKKKATDREKNSFLNNIEKYEQGQTSLKTIKNNLWKIAVKYNQSYLLDSYYFI; from the coding sequence ATGAATATAGGATATGCTTGTTTAACAGTAGGAGTACCAGATACAGATCAAAAGAGTTGTATGCTAAAAAATGCAAACAAAGAAAAGCTATTAGAGCTAATTTCTTATAACTTAAATTCTCTAGAAAATATTATTGATTATAATATAAAAAACAAAATCAAACTTTTTAGAATCAGTTCTGACATAATACCATTTGGTTCAAATCCTGTAAATAACCTTGAATGGTGGGATATATTTGATTCCCAATTTTCAAGAATAGGTCATAAAATTAAAACTAGTGGTATGAGAGTTTCAATGCATCCTGGCCAATACACTGTATTGAATTCTCCCAAAAAAGAGGTTGTAGAAAATGCAATAGAGGATTTACGTTATCATACTAAAATTTTAGATACTCTTGGTATAGGAGAGGATAATAAAATTGTTTTGCATATTGGTGGAGTTTATAATGACAAAAGCCAAGCAATAAGACGATTTATAAGCAATTATAGAGAACTAGATGATTCAGTAAAACGAAGACTTATAATTGAAAATGATGACAAATCCTACAATATAAGTGACGTATTGGAGATTGGTAGTATTATTAATGTTCCAGTAGTTTTTGATAATCTGCATAATCAAGTAAATCCATTTGACAAAAGTAAAAGTGATTATTATTGGATCGATAAATGTAAAGAAACATGGAGAGAAAAAGATGGCATTCAAAAGATTCATTATTCACAGCAAAATCCTCTAAAAAAGGCTGGCTCACATTCAAGTACTATACAAATCAATAAGTTTATGAGTTTTTACGAAGGTTTAGAAAGAGATGATATAGATATCATGCTTGAAGTGAAAGACAAAAATCTTTCAGCTGTTAAGTGTATTAATTGTACTTCTAGTGATAAATCAATAAAAGATCTTGAAATTGAGTGGAGCAGATATAAATACATGGTATTAGAAAATTCACCATCAGATTATGTAGAAATTCGAAAATTGCTTAATGATAAAGATGCTTATCCCGCTACTGAGTTTTATAATCTAATACAAAATGCTTTAAGCAAAGAAATCACTATTGGTAATTCTATAAATGCTGCATTACACATTTGGGGTTATTTTAAGAAAAAAGCAACAGACAGAGAAAAAAATAGTTTTTTAAATAATATTGAAAAATATGAACAAGGGCAAACATCACTTAAGACAATTAAAAACAACCTATGGAAAATAGCTGTCAAATACAATCAATCTTATCTTTTGGATTCATATTATTTTATATAA